The following coding sequences are from one Epinephelus fuscoguttatus linkage group LG5, E.fuscoguttatus.final_Chr_v1 window:
- the LOC125888935 gene encoding mRNA decay activator protein ZFP36L1: MPSDFLTPFLELDEEFFKNFQGLEVTDGSATGSLPQRQQHSQRVLGFQRRHSLCPVTLPNSKFNSSSSEVTDPVGWGLNNQQWSRESQLPRSSLSHIPFRVDRSVSMIEGNVSSLGSREDKMANMSPKVLLPPPGFCINTSLSSIASPSASRPPAPSPHISTRYKTELCRTFEESGTCKYGAKCQFAHGMDELRGLSRHPKYKTEPCRTFHTIGFCPYGARCHFIHNADELLAGNASVHPQKQKMRPPLLRHSLSFAGFSSTPQTFQPVEESQPSSLLFTRASSVSPPPSSTESPELLSPLFPEPGTLKHCPYPFSGISDLPGDSSDSALRFYAVTDSVSARCPPSTLPSKNPNLPYHLPQQLPTSLSSLPGLQRCSSADSLSEEGYTSSCSLSSSSSGTESPSFEGRRLPIFSRLSVTDE, translated from the exons ATGCCCTCCGACTTTCTAACGCCTTTCCTGGAACTGGATGAGGAGTTCTTTAAG AATTTCCAAGGCCTGGAGGTGACAGATGGCTCGGCTACTGGTTCACTGCCGcaacggcagcagcacagtcaAAGAGTCCTGGGCTTCCAGCGTCGCCATTCTCTCTGCCCTGTGACCCTCCCCAACTCCAagttcaacagcagcagctctgaggTGACTGACCCAGTAGGCTGGGGGCTCAACAACCAGCAGTGGAGTAGGGAAAGTCAGCTTCCCCGCTCCTCACTCAGCCATATCCCCTTCAGAGTTGATCGGTCAGTCAGCATGATCGAGGGCAACGTCAGCAGCCTGGGAAGCAGAGAGGATAAAATGGCTAACATGTCCCCAAAAGTGCTGCTCCCTCCACCAGGCTTCTGCATTAacacctctctctcctccattgCCTCCCCGTCTGCCTCCAGACCCCCTGCTCCCTCACCTCACATCTCTACTCGGTACAAGACCGAACTCTGCCGCACCTTTGAAGAAAGCGGGACCTGCAAGTATGGTGCCAAGTGCCAGTTCGCCCACGGAATGGACGAGCTGAGAGGCCTCAGCAGACACCCCAAGTACAAGACAGAGCCATGCCGCACTTTCCACACGATAGGCTTCTGTCCGTACGGTGCCCGCTGCCACTTCATCCACAATGCTGATGAGCTCCTTGCTGGCAATGCCAGCGTACATCCACAGAAACAGAAGATGAGGCCTCCTCTGCTGCGTCACAGCCTCAGCTTTGCAGGCTTCTCCTCCACTCCACAAACTTTCCAACCAGTTGAGGAGTCACagccttcctccctcctcttcaccCGGGCTTCCTCTGTATcccctcctccatcctccacaGAGAGCCCTGagctcctctcccctctcttcccTGAGCCAGGGACCCTGAAGCATTGTCCCTATCCCTTCTCTGGCATCAGTGACCTACCAGGAGACAGCAGTGATTCAGCTCTGCGATTCTATGCTGTGACCGACTCTGTCAGCGCCAGGTGTCCACCCTCCACTTTGCCATCCAAAAATCCAAACCTCCCTTACCACCTCCCCCAGCAGCTGCCGACCTCCCTGAGCAGCCTCCCTGGCCTTCAGCGCTGTTCTTCAGCTGACTCCCTCTCTGAGGAAGGCTACACCTCTTCCTGCTCCCTCAGCTCTTCCTCCAGCGGCACAGAGTCACCGAGCTTCGAGGGCAGACGCCTTCCCATCTTCAGCCGGCTCTCTGTTACAGACGAGTAG